Proteins co-encoded in one Populus trichocarpa isolate Nisqually-1 chromosome 10, P.trichocarpa_v4.1, whole genome shotgun sequence genomic window:
- the LOC7491581 gene encoding SUN domain-containing protein 1, translating to MSASTVSITANPASARRRPVVVSDKKSPSNNIELVVPSEQQINGGGGGGKAKVTAAASRDLSHHSILERTVKDLQVKKTSSTISPRRARKVEKPRWMKVVSVFTKNFVLLLVLAGLVQMVRKLAVKSGGIESASVGTQMGLSEFDGRIAEMESMVKTAVKMIQVQVEVVDKKIESEVGGLRREMSKKIDDKGVILEKELRKLVERSEGLEKKIGELKAGDWLSKEDFEKFYEQFKKAKGGEFDGSDVSLDDIMVYAREIVQKEIEKHAADGLGRVDYALATSGGMVVKHSDPYMAGRGVNWFLKGRGVHPNADEMLKPSFGEPGKCFALKGSSGFVQIKLRGAIVPEAVTLEHVAKSVAYDRSTAPKDCRVSGWLQNRDLHTADDEEKMLLLTEFTYDLEKSNAQTFNVLDNTASGLVDTVRLDFTSNHGSPTLTCIYRLRVHGYEPDPSSMTAMQP from the exons ATGTCGGCTTCAACGGTGTCGATCACGGCGAATCCAGCGTCGGCAAGGCGGAGACCGGTAGTGGTTTCCGACAAGAAATCACCAAGCAACAACATCGAATTAGTAGTGCCGAGTGAACAACAAATCaacggcggcggcggcggcggaaAAGCCAAAGTCACCGCCGCTGCGAGTAGGGATCTAAGTCATCACTCGATTCTGGAGAGGACCGTGAAAGATCTTCAAGTGAAGAAGACGAGTTCGACAATTTCGCCGCGGAGGGCGAGGAAGGTGGAGAAACCGCGGTGGATGAAGGTGGTGAGTGTGTTTACTAAGAATTTTGTGCTTTTGCTTGTTTTGGCAGGGTTAGTGCAGATGGTTAGGAAATTGGCTGTGAAATCAGGGGGTATTGAAAGTGCTAGTGTGGGGACACAAATGGGGTTATCTGAATTTGATGGGAGGATAGCGGAAATGGAGTCAATGGTGAAAACCGCGGTGAAAATGATCCAGGTTCAAGTAGAAGTTGTTGATAAGAAGATCGAGAGTGAAGTCGGTGGGTTAAGAAGGGAAATGAGCAAGAAGATTGATGATAAAGGTGTGATCTtggagaaggagttgaggaaaTTAGTGGAGAGAAGTGAAGggttggaaaagaaaattggaGAGTTGAAAGCTGGTGATTGGTTGTCGAAGGAGGATTTTGAGAAGTTCTATGAGCAGTTTAAGAAGGCAAAGGGTGGGGAATTTGATGGGAGTGATGTGAGTTTGGATGATATAATGGTGTATGCGAGGGAGATAGTGCAGAAAGAGATTGAGAAGCATGCGGCTGATGGGCTTGGGAGGGTGGACTATGCGCTGGCAACTAGTGGTGGAATGGTTGTGAAGCATTCTGATCCCTATATGGCTGGGAGAGGGGTTAACTGGTTCTTGAAGGGCAGAGGGGTTCATCCAAATGCTGATGAGATGCTAAAACCAAGTTTTGGGGAGCCTGGGAAGTGCTTTGCTTTGAAGGGAAGTAGTGGGTTTGTCCAGATTAAGCTGCGAGGTGCTATTGTTCCTGAAGCTGTTACGCTGGAACACGTTGCTAAG AGTGTGGCTTATGACAGGTCAACTGCACCTAAGGACTGCCGGGTGTCTGGGTGGCTGCAGAACCGCGATCTTCATACAGCAGATGATGAAGAGAAGATGCTTCTTTTAACAGAGTTTACTTATGACCTCGAGAAAAGTAACGCACAGACCTTCAATGTATTGGACAATACAGCCTCTGGACTTGTTGACACAGTGAGACTGGACTTCACATCTAACCATGGAAGCCCCACACTTACCTGCATTTATCGCTTGAGGGTACATGGTTATGAACCTGATCCTTCTTCAATGACGGCAATGCAGCCTTGA